In the Chryseobacterium sp. MYb264 genome, one interval contains:
- a CDS encoding protein phosphatase 2C domain-containing protein, protein MNIYSTIQIGDYHTNQCEDALIIKNIGSDRLLIAVMDGCTTAMESHFASTLVSKILRKIATELGYRELYEKSLDHLNADFELQEILKSLFKELLSIKNQLLLDEKELLTTLIIVLYHKKEKQGIALAVGDGLVCINGELFNFNQDNKPDYLGFHLKEDFDSWYQNQTQKIFFNTIKDISIATDGIFTFSKMKSTDHKAQIDPVDYLLMDKMEDTSDEMLNLRMKKLENQYGLKPTDDIAIIRITNE, encoded by the coding sequence ATGAATATATACTCCACAATACAAATTGGTGATTACCATACCAATCAATGCGAGGATGCTTTGATTATAAAAAACATCGGAAGCGACAGATTATTGATCGCGGTCATGGATGGTTGTACAACAGCCATGGAAAGCCACTTTGCCTCAACTTTGGTAAGTAAAATTCTCAGAAAAATTGCAACTGAATTGGGTTATAGAGAATTATACGAAAAATCTCTCGATCATTTGAATGCAGATTTTGAACTTCAGGAAATTCTAAAAAGTCTTTTTAAAGAACTTCTTTCTATAAAAAACCAACTTTTGCTTGATGAAAAAGAATTACTGACAACGCTGATTATTGTTCTTTATCATAAAAAAGAAAAACAGGGTATTGCACTTGCCGTTGGTGACGGACTTGTATGTATCAACGGAGAGTTATTTAATTTTAATCAAGACAACAAACCAGATTATTTAGGGTTTCATCTAAAAGAAGATTTTGACAGCTGGTACCAAAATCAGACTCAGAAAATATTTTTTAATACCATTAAAGATATTTCTATTGCAACAGATGGGATATTTACTTTTTCAAAAATGAAAAGTACAGATCATAAAGCCCAGATTGATCCTGTTGACTATTTATTGATGGATAAAATGGAGGACACTTCGGATGAAATGCTCAATCTGAGAATGAAAAAACTTGAAAATCAATATGGTTTAAAGCCTACCGATGATATTGCCATTATCAGGATAACAAACGAATAA
- a CDS encoding DUF4822 domain-containing protein produces MRIIKLTLFLVFSLSAIGLIIASCLGIERIYRSELTPSRLLVSQKWKTTKILDPEGHNIISEPQKLSGTTEYKSNGTYVIRSLDGSVRAIGDWSITEDGKKGIWIEKKEDHSDKVRSTDVVDIIKLTPSLFIYSINVNGQKLTVEHIPL; encoded by the coding sequence ATGAGAATAATTAAACTTACACTTTTTTTAGTGTTTTCGCTTTCAGCCATCGGGCTGATTATCGCTTCATGTTTGGGAATTGAGAGAATTTACAGATCAGAATTGACCCCTTCCAGGCTATTAGTATCCCAAAAATGGAAAACAACCAAGATCTTAGATCCGGAAGGGCATAATATCATATCCGAACCCCAAAAATTATCGGGTACCACTGAATACAAATCTAATGGAACCTATGTCATCAGAAGCTTGGACGGTTCTGTAAGAGCAATTGGGGATTGGTCTATTACCGAAGATGGCAAAAAGGGGATCTGGATTGAAAAAAAGGAAGATCATTCTGATAAAGTCAGATCTACAGACGTCGTAGATATTATAAAATTAACTCCGTCGCTTTTTATCTATTCTATCAATGTGAATGGGCAAAAACTGACTGTAGAGCATATTCCTTTATAG
- a CDS encoding permease-like cell division protein FtsX, whose protein sequence is MQKLALFLLLFSNLLIAQNDGWNKIKEDIYQKTVKENSTETIKDPDIVTFTTFGFAKGETIQLDPAKQITSVQTSFEDLKSFIKSDLDLKKNSKYLVKIQMKEPESYKYNIFLLDKITKQDKEKLEHYLKKNYALTSIQYISKEEAKNNAKKELGVEEGDLFEEDIFPASFQLYSKKPLHLEPVTKLFPKIVEDTIDNNQLPNFIVFDVKT, encoded by the coding sequence ATGCAAAAACTTGCTTTATTCTTACTCTTATTTTCCAATTTACTGATCGCACAAAATGACGGTTGGAATAAAATTAAAGAAGATATCTATCAAAAAACAGTTAAAGAGAATTCTACAGAGACGATAAAAGATCCTGATATTGTTACATTTACCACCTTTGGTTTTGCAAAAGGCGAAACTATTCAGTTGGATCCGGCAAAGCAAATAACCTCTGTACAGACCAGTTTTGAGGATTTAAAAAGTTTCATTAAAAGCGATTTAGATCTTAAAAAAAATTCAAAATATCTCGTTAAAATTCAAATGAAAGAGCCTGAAAGTTATAAATACAATATCTTTCTTTTAGATAAAATAACGAAACAAGATAAAGAGAAACTGGAACATTATCTGAAGAAAAATTATGCTTTGACAAGCATCCAATATATTTCTAAAGAAGAAGCAAAAAATAATGCAAAAAAAGAATTAGGAGTTGAGGAAGGCGATCTATTTGAAGAAGATATTTTTCCTGCAAGTTTTCAGCTTTACTCTAAAAAACCTCTTCATTTAGAACCTGTAACAAAGCTTTTTCCAAAAATAGTTGAAGATACCATTGATAATAATCAATTACCGAATTTCATTGTTTTTGATGTAAAAACATAA
- the polA gene encoding DNA polymerase I, protein MENIEATQDKRLFLIDAYAMIFRGYYALIRSPRITSTGIDTSAIFGFTNSLIELIRRERPTHLAVVFDVGQASVRTEDFAEYKANRSETPEAIKIAVPYIHRILEAMHIPYLGVEGYEADDVIGTIACKAEKEGYTTFMVTPDKDFAQLVTDKIKMYKPGLKGGDIEILGVEEVKAKYEIEDPKQVIDYLAMMGDAVDNIPGLDGVGEKTAMKFLKEFGSIENLLANTDKLKGKLKEKVEASAERGILSKKLATIICDAPIEFHQEQYDLETPDFEQAKKVFDEIEFTRLYENLYRAFAPAVTKAAAAETEVVVTETTPQQKVAQAVGQLDLFATYEELEQATSTKSTIEQNDHLYQFVDNPKAQKILVQNLLKQKAVCFDTETTSLNELEAELVGMSFSYKKGLAYYIPLSEDQGEVLQTLEIFRPFFEKEDLLKIAHNLKFDYKVLQKYQITVKGAVFDTMIAHYLLNPDGRHGMDYLSEVYLNYKPVSIETIIGKKGKKQGSFRDADLRTQTDYAAEDADVTFQLYELFAPQLKKEKLEDLFFNIEMPLMEVLAKMELAGISLDEKWLAKESVDLENDLKQLESKIFELSGEEFNMNSPRQLGDILFDKMQLDPKAKKTKTGQYATSEDVLQKLASKHEIIQHILEYRTYQKLKSTYVDALPSQIEKTDNRVHTNFSQTTAATGRLASVNPNLQNIPIRTLRGQQIRGAFVSGEGKKIISADYSQIELRLIAEISGEDNMIKAFQQGEDIHASTAAKLFKIPLEEVSKTQRSQAKTVNFGIIYGQGAFALAEQTGLSRSEAKQMIEAYFETYPKLKEYMADQVNKARQQGYVETLLGRKRHLKDINSGNFVVRGHAERNAVNAPVQGSAADVVKMAMIKIQNELEKEKLQTKMLLQVHDELIFEAPIDEVEVAKNIIKTEMENAVETQVPLLVEVGVGDNWLEAH, encoded by the coding sequence ATGGAAAATATAGAGGCAACACAAGATAAAAGACTTTTTCTCATCGATGCTTATGCGATGATTTTCAGAGGATATTACGCATTGATCAGAAGTCCGAGGATAACGAGCACAGGAATAGATACTTCTGCGATATTTGGTTTTACCAACTCTTTGATTGAATTGATCAGAAGAGAAAGACCAACGCATCTGGCTGTTGTTTTCGATGTCGGGCAGGCGAGCGTAAGGACTGAAGATTTTGCTGAATATAAAGCAAACCGAAGTGAAACCCCTGAGGCGATCAAAATTGCCGTTCCATATATTCACAGAATTCTGGAGGCAATGCATATTCCATATTTGGGAGTGGAAGGATATGAAGCGGATGACGTGATCGGAACCATTGCCTGCAAAGCTGAAAAAGAAGGTTATACCACATTTATGGTAACTCCGGATAAGGATTTTGCCCAGTTGGTGACCGATAAAATCAAAATGTACAAACCGGGATTAAAAGGTGGAGATATTGAGATTTTAGGAGTAGAAGAAGTGAAAGCTAAATATGAAATTGAAGACCCGAAGCAGGTTATCGATTATTTAGCGATGATGGGTGATGCCGTGGATAATATTCCGGGATTGGATGGGGTTGGTGAAAAAACAGCCATGAAATTCCTGAAAGAATTCGGAAGCATTGAAAATCTTTTGGCGAATACTGATAAATTAAAAGGAAAGCTTAAAGAAAAAGTGGAAGCTTCTGCAGAACGCGGAATTTTATCTAAAAAATTAGCCACAATCATCTGTGATGCGCCCATCGAATTCCACCAGGAACAGTACGATCTGGAAACTCCCGATTTTGAGCAGGCTAAAAAAGTGTTTGATGAAATAGAATTTACAAGATTATATGAAAATCTTTACAGGGCCTTTGCTCCGGCTGTAACTAAAGCAGCAGCGGCGGAAACTGAAGTGGTAGTTACAGAAACAACTCCACAGCAGAAAGTAGCGCAGGCCGTCGGTCAGCTGGATCTTTTTGCGACCTATGAAGAGCTTGAGCAGGCAACTTCCACAAAATCAACGATTGAGCAGAACGATCACTTGTATCAGTTTGTGGATAATCCAAAAGCGCAGAAGATTTTGGTTCAGAATTTATTAAAGCAAAAAGCAGTTTGCTTCGATACGGAAACCACTTCTTTAAACGAACTGGAAGCCGAATTAGTGGGAATGAGCTTCTCCTACAAAAAAGGATTGGCCTATTATATTCCTTTATCAGAAGATCAGGGAGAAGTTTTACAGACTTTGGAAATCTTCAGACCATTTTTTGAAAAGGAAGACCTGTTAAAGATCGCTCACAATTTAAAATTCGATTATAAAGTCCTTCAAAAATATCAGATCACGGTGAAAGGAGCCGTGTTCGATACCATGATTGCCCATTACCTTCTAAATCCGGATGGCAGACACGGGATGGATTATCTTTCAGAGGTATATTTGAACTACAAACCCGTTTCTATCGAAACTATTATCGGTAAAAAAGGAAAAAAACAGGGCAGCTTCAGAGATGCCGACCTGAGAACACAGACGGATTATGCGGCGGAAGATGCTGACGTAACCTTTCAGTTGTACGAGCTGTTTGCGCCTCAGTTAAAAAAGGAAAAGTTAGAAGACCTGTTCTTCAATATAGAAATGCCGTTGATGGAAGTTTTAGCTAAAATGGAATTGGCCGGAATTTCTCTGGACGAAAAATGGCTCGCGAAGGAAAGTGTAGATTTAGAAAATGATCTGAAACAATTAGAATCAAAGATATTCGAACTTTCAGGAGAAGAGTTTAATATGAATTCGCCAAGGCAGCTGGGAGATATTTTATTTGATAAAATGCAGCTTGATCCGAAAGCGAAGAAAACCAAAACCGGTCAGTATGCGACTTCAGAAGATGTGCTTCAGAAATTAGCTTCGAAACATGAGATTATCCAGCATATTCTGGAGTACAGAACATATCAGAAGCTGAAATCTACTTATGTTGATGCACTGCCTTCTCAGATTGAAAAAACGGACAACCGTGTTCACACCAATTTCTCACAAACTACGGCAGCAACAGGTCGTCTGGCCAGTGTAAACCCGAATTTACAGAATATTCCGATCCGTACGTTAAGAGGCCAGCAGATCCGTGGGGCTTTTGTTTCGGGGGAAGGAAAGAAAATTATTTCTGCCGATTATTCCCAGATCGAACTTCGTTTAATTGCTGAAATTTCCGGTGAAGATAATATGATCAAAGCTTTCCAGCAAGGCGAAGATATTCACGCTTCTACCGCAGCCAAGCTGTTTAAAATTCCTTTGGAGGAAGTATCCAAAACGCAGAGAAGTCAGGCTAAAACGGTAAACTTCGGAATTATTTACGGTCAGGGAGCTTTTGCCTTGGCAGAGCAAACCGGATTATCAAGGTCCGAAGCCAAGCAAATGATCGAAGCGTATTTTGAAACCTATCCTAAACTGAAAGAATACATGGCTGATCAGGTAAACAAAGCGCGTCAGCAGGGGTATGTGGAGACATTATTGGGCAGAAAACGTCATTTAAAAGATATTAATTCAGGAAACTTCGTAGTGAGAGGTCATGCGGAAAGAAATGCGGTGAATGCTCCTGTTCAGGGAAGTGCTGCTGATGTGGTGAAAATGGCGATGATCAAAATTCAGAACGAACTGGAAAAAGAAAAGCTACAGACCAAAATGTTACTTCAGGTGCATGACGAATTAATTTTCGAAGCCCCGATTGACGAGGTGGAAGTAGCAAAAAATATCATTAAAACCGAAATGGAAAATGCAGTGGAAACACAGGTTCCTCTTTTAGTTGAGGTTGGAGTAGGAGATAACTGGTTAGAGGCGCATTAA
- a CDS encoding immunity 51 family protein, translated as MEAYNFETTIKPFFWVASEKTFSVCLNAGSYKPDIFDWRKDDGFEGNGYDWASLAKVFVQEKKPEMADEIKFDPEADMFCAYSTNPEKLKEFVLEFKNTCEDELAVQDLVSRAELD; from the coding sequence ATGGAAGCGTACAATTTTGAAACAACTATTAAACCCTTCTTTTGGGTGGCCTCAGAAAAAACTTTTTCAGTTTGTCTCAATGCGGGAAGCTATAAACCGGATATCTTCGATTGGAGAAAAGATGATGGCTTCGAAGGAAATGGCTATGATTGGGCCTCTCTTGCGAAAGTTTTTGTCCAGGAAAAGAAACCCGAAATGGCTGATGAAATAAAATTCGATCCCGAAGCAGATATGTTCTGCGCTTATTCCACAAACCCCGAAAAGCTGAAAGAATTTGTGTTGGAATTTAAAAATACCTGCGAAGATGAACTGGCTGTTCAGGATCTGGTTTCCAGAGCCGAATTAGATTAA
- a CDS encoding DUF6630 family protein: MENYKEIINILVRDLDDKETMVKKLSEVNADPALYEDFFFRTPDEHQDITRLLMIDLLIEKGYALEIDWKENYATAKEEIQEIAAKLGASVVIENDEDLYDLEPEFFFVKVNAILEGKGYSIFDIDINSDSYVTILADSDLADTITSLDSGIKKY, encoded by the coding sequence ATGGAAAATTATAAAGAGATCATCAATATTCTGGTAAGAGATTTAGATGATAAAGAAACTATGGTGAAGAAATTGTCAGAAGTTAATGCAGATCCTGCGCTATACGAAGATTTCTTTTTCAGAACGCCCGATGAGCATCAGGATATCACAAGGTTGCTGATGATCGATTTGCTTATTGAAAAAGGTTATGCATTAGAAATCGACTGGAAAGAAAATTATGCTACAGCAAAAGAGGAAATTCAAGAGATAGCAGCTAAGCTCGGTGCGTCAGTGGTTATAGAAAACGATGAAGATCTCTATGATTTGGAGCCGGAATTTTTTTTTGTGAAAGTTAATGCTATATTGGAAGGTAAGGGGTATTCCATTTTTGATATTGATATCAATAGTGATAGCTATGTTACCATTTTGGCTGATTCTGATCTGGCTGATACAATTACTTCTCTGGATTCAGGAATAAAGAAATATTAA
- a CDS encoding PoNe immunity protein domain-containing protein has product MDKGDEPLYQRLTDIDASTHQEIDGVVKSMRTSFKDQEYFENYILLNKEDIEFYEDGLKSGATANDRIPAVKRQIFTTGLHTVIAKYSAGHSVQEIQNNFKEVINALKEGWQSEGKNIQFDDYILMLWMLSLAVLLDIDDSDFRKIITVLDESRHKDGIYDLIIWSKFSDRNKVSELTYPDEFGFLKTFYETKNTEDLKNYLDNVWYKKMKPTYWFDNDKNKNEVFFGYWSFESAAFVKIADAEDSSLKNQKYYPYDWVHWK; this is encoded by the coding sequence ATGGATAAAGGTGATGAGCCACTGTATCAAAGATTAACAGATATTGACGCTTCCACTCATCAAGAAATAGACGGAGTAGTAAAAAGTATGAGAACAAGTTTCAAAGATCAGGAGTATTTTGAAAATTATATTTTACTAAACAAAGAAGATATCGAATTTTATGAAGACGGATTAAAGTCTGGAGCCACAGCTAATGATAGAATTCCTGCTGTGAAAAGACAGATTTTTACAACAGGGCTTCATACGGTAATTGCTAAATATTCCGCCGGACATTCTGTTCAGGAAATTCAGAATAATTTTAAGGAAGTCATTAATGCTTTAAAAGAAGGCTGGCAAAGCGAAGGGAAAAATATTCAGTTTGATGATTATATTTTAATGCTGTGGATGCTGTCACTGGCAGTTCTTTTAGATATCGATGATTCAGATTTTAGAAAAATAATTACAGTTTTAGATGAAAGCCGACATAAAGACGGTATTTATGATCTCATTATTTGGTCTAAGTTTTCGGATCGGAATAAGGTTTCAGAACTCACTTATCCTGATGAGTTTGGTTTTTTGAAAACTTTTTACGAAACAAAAAACACAGAAGATCTCAAAAACTATCTGGATAATGTCTGGTACAAAAAAATGAAACCTACCTACTGGTTTGATAATGATAAAAACAAAAATGAGGTCTTCTTCGGATATTGGAGTTTCGAAAGTGCAGCTTTTGTAAAAATAGCAGATGCTGAAGATTCATCTCTGAAAAATCAGAAGTATTATCCTTACGATTGGGTTCACTGGAAATAA
- the tssD gene encoding type VI secretion system tube protein TssD, with product MAANSRGILKFNGGEGQKLLKLNYSVSRSTDVSGRVASDPSNAIIKLTVEATEKSDILESLLNGKYKPTQGEITFNKSHEEGTLITLNWENGYVIQHEVDFDAVDENSMLISFVISAEKINYGNSAYEGIWPGN from the coding sequence TCAAGAGGAATCTTAAAATTCAACGGGGGAGAAGGTCAAAAATTATTGAAGCTAAACTACAGTGTTTCAAGATCTACAGACGTATCAGGGCGTGTAGCATCAGATCCTTCCAATGCAATCATCAAACTTACCGTGGAAGCTACTGAGAAATCAGATATCCTTGAAAGTTTATTAAACGGAAAATACAAGCCTACACAAGGTGAAATTACATTCAACAAATCTCACGAAGAAGGAACTTTGATTACTCTGAACTGGGAAAACGGATATGTGATCCAGCACGAAGTGGACTTCGACGCAGTAGATGAAAACAGTATGTTGATCAGCTTCGTTATCAGTGCAGAAAAAATCAATTATGGTAATTCTGCTTACGAAGGTATCTGGCCGGGTAACTAA